One Vibrio penaeicida DNA segment encodes these proteins:
- a CDS encoding TetR/AcrR family transcriptional regulator: MKMKEKKAEVRRKIINAAVELMSDDGFKNVSMRKIAKAAEVGDATIYNYFPNKEKILYGYFECIVEDTIEELNQTPDFHEYKLNEKVQLFLETHLSLLLSNREFVEEAFELAFLSPLAKFGAMSPVKNQISETFEGYLHAAYENEELVPQPGSSFLSSLFWDYYVGVLVYWLKDDSEEFTQTTQLIDLSLALAMSVLESGVMSKASDMVSFLFRHHLFSGFDYLTKAMNTVRTIKRR; this comes from the coding sequence ATGAAAATGAAAGAAAAGAAAGCTGAGGTGAGAAGAAAGATCATCAACGCAGCGGTAGAGCTAATGTCGGACGATGGCTTTAAAAATGTGTCGATGCGTAAAATTGCAAAGGCGGCGGAAGTGGGTGATGCCACTATTTACAATTACTTCCCCAATAAAGAAAAAATCCTATATGGGTACTTTGAATGCATCGTGGAAGACACGATAGAGGAATTGAATCAAACCCCCGATTTTCATGAGTACAAGCTAAACGAAAAAGTTCAGCTATTTCTTGAAACCCATTTAAGCCTGCTGCTTTCTAATCGCGAGTTTGTGGAAGAAGCATTTGAGCTGGCGTTTCTTTCTCCGTTGGCCAAATTTGGCGCTATGTCCCCAGTTAAAAATCAAATTTCGGAAACGTTTGAAGGGTATCTGCATGCTGCTTATGAAAATGAGGAGTTGGTTCCTCAGCCAGGCAGCAGCTTTCTTTCATCATTATTTTGGGACTACTACGTAGGTGTTCTTGTCTATTGGCTTAAAGATGACTCCGAAGAGTTTACTCAAACTACGCAGTTGATTGATTTGAGCCTCGCGCTTGCCATGTCTGTTCTAGAGAGTGGCGTGATGAGTAAAGCGAGCGACATGGTTTCGTTCCTATTCCGACATCACTTATTCTCTGGGTTTGATTATTTAACCAAAGCGATGAATACCGTTCGCACCATTAAGCGGAGGTAA
- a CDS encoding 5'-nucleotidase produces the protein MPYELGKRLVIGVASSAMFDLTESDRVFRTNGEEEYRKYQSENIDNPLDKGVSFSFVKRLLSLNDLSDKPESDPLVEVVLLSRNDPDTGLRVMKSIEHHNLPISRAIFMQGKSPYDYIPALSISLFLSGNSSDVKEAIRLGYPAGHVMKSTIIDEDDDDLRIAFDFDGVLADDESESVMHNTNDLNQFHEHETKNVLQPHNPGPLKEFLVKISAIQKVEEKKKQSEPDYRNRLRVSIVTARNAPSHERALNTLKEWGVMTNDAFFLGGVDKGLILGVLKPHIFFDDQSGHLSSTSTVAPSVHIPFGVKNTEEIAEKEL, from the coding sequence ATGCCCTATGAATTGGGTAAAAGGTTAGTAATTGGCGTTGCTTCAAGTGCAATGTTCGATTTAACTGAGTCTGATAGGGTTTTTCGTACTAATGGTGAAGAGGAATATCGTAAGTACCAGTCAGAGAATATCGATAATCCTTTAGATAAAGGGGTCTCATTTTCATTTGTGAAGCGCCTACTTTCTCTAAATGATTTGAGTGATAAGCCGGAATCTGACCCACTAGTAGAAGTTGTATTGTTGTCACGAAATGACCCAGATACAGGGCTTCGTGTTATGAAATCGATTGAGCATCATAACTTACCTATTTCGCGTGCGATTTTTATGCAAGGTAAATCTCCATATGACTACATTCCAGCATTGAGTATTTCTTTGTTTCTTTCAGGCAATTCGTCTGATGTAAAAGAAGCCATAAGGTTAGGTTATCCGGCTGGTCATGTAATGAAATCGACGATTATCGATGAAGATGATGATGACTTGCGAATTGCATTCGACTTTGACGGTGTTCTTGCTGACGATGAATCAGAATCCGTCATGCACAACACCAACGACCTAAATCAGTTTCATGAGCATGAAACCAAGAACGTATTACAACCTCATAATCCCGGTCCGCTGAAAGAGTTTTTAGTTAAAATCTCAGCAATTCAGAAAGTTGAAGAGAAGAAGAAGCAATCTGAACCTGATTATCGAAATCGACTAAGAGTTTCAATTGTTACAGCAAGGAATGCCCCTTCACATGAGAGGGCTTTAAATACACTGAAAGAATGGGGTGTAATGACAAATGATGCATTCTTCCTAGGTGGTGTTGATAAAGGTTTGATTTTGGGTGTTCTCAAACCTCATATTTTCTTTGATGACCAGTCTGGTCATTTGAGCTCAACTAGCACTGTTGCTCCGTCAGTTCATATACCATTCGGTGTCAAAAACACCGAAGAAATTGCGGAGAAAGAACTTTAA
- a CDS encoding magnesium transporter MgtE N-terminal domain-containing protein: protein MEYENNIRISNLPRGDLAELWRLLPPHELNELITKSNDKELSLLIGHLPEKGIQTLISNLNEDSANRLFSSISNRTINKVLLLCSANALSKLPRVLSRENLIRVIRSTSSDVRDRLLKMLPIEDRHMIMEITEEQTELEGNYKHYLTQKFENSIEKDAFERIKELEDKERYLERRQRAREEQLAEQLEHLRNQISVAEKDFHQRQNKLKSIESNYAKRELELKDNIKQLQEEHQRQVQEKIEIKVPEFVKSAVEVLEKKEKEFSDKSKNWNLQGSCALGLAIASAVGALIYGGFAFHTASKENIDWFFFSFLLLKGLVVVTLFGAWAKHAYNLGNACMHESLKRSDRMHAINFGKLYLEVYGNDVSQSDMKAIFENWNLDSDSAFTKVQPTNFEPKVVEQVTQMIAAVSNATNKQNSASKPQQT from the coding sequence ATGGAATACGAAAATAATATAAGAATTAGTAACCTCCCTCGAGGTGATTTAGCTGAGCTTTGGCGCTTGTTACCTCCTCATGAGTTGAACGAATTAATTACGAAAAGTAACGACAAAGAACTATCTCTTCTTATTGGGCACCTTCCTGAGAAAGGTATACAGACTCTTATTTCAAATCTAAACGAAGATTCTGCGAATAGGTTGTTCTCTTCAATTTCTAATCGAACAATTAATAAGGTTTTATTGCTATGTTCTGCGAATGCTCTTTCTAAGCTACCTAGAGTGCTCAGTCGTGAAAATCTCATTCGTGTGATTCGAAGCACAAGCTCAGATGTACGGGATAGGTTGCTTAAAATGTTGCCGATCGAAGATCGACACATGATTATGGAAATAACTGAAGAACAGACTGAACTTGAAGGTAACTATAAACATTATCTGACTCAAAAATTTGAAAACTCCATTGAAAAAGATGCTTTTGAGCGGATAAAAGAGCTTGAAGATAAAGAGAGATACCTAGAACGTCGTCAACGAGCACGTGAAGAACAGCTGGCTGAACAACTGGAACACCTTCGTAATCAGATATCTGTCGCCGAAAAGGATTTCCATCAACGTCAAAACAAACTTAAAAGTATTGAAAGTAATTATGCTAAACGTGAGTTAGAACTTAAGGACAACATAAAGCAGTTACAAGAAGAGCATCAAAGACAAGTGCAAGAAAAAATCGAAATCAAAGTACCTGAGTTCGTTAAATCAGCGGTTGAAGTTTTGGAGAAGAAAGAAAAAGAGTTTTCTGATAAATCGAAAAACTGGAACTTACAAGGCTCTTGCGCTTTAGGTCTTGCAATAGCGTCTGCTGTTGGTGCTCTAATCTATGGTGGTTTTGCATTCCATACAGCATCTAAGGAAAATATTGATTGGTTCTTTTTCTCCTTTTTATTACTAAAAGGGCTAGTTGTTGTTACGTTGTTCGGGGCTTGGGCAAAGCATGCATATAACCTAGGTAATGCTTGTATGCACGAGTCATTAAAGCGCAGCGACCGTATGCATGCCATTAACTTTGGAAAGCTCTATTTAGAAGTATACGGCAATGATGTTAGCCAATCTGATATGAAAGCAATATTTGAGAATTGGAACTTGGACAGCGATAGCGCTTTTACTAAAGTTCAGCCTACAAACTTTGAACCAAAGGTCGTGGAACAAGTTACTCAAATGATTGCGGCTGTTTCTAATGCAACGAATAAGCAAAACTCAGCAAGTAAGCCACAGCAAACATAA
- the sbcB gene encoding exodeoxyribonuclease I produces MPQDNQPSLFFFDYETWGTSPAKDRPSQFAGVRTDMDLNIIGEPLVIYCQPPSDYLPSPEAALITGITPQTAVSKGLPEPEFIRKIHDELSTPNTTSLGYNSIRFDDEVSRYTLYRNFFDPYAWSWQNGNSRWDLLDVMRACHALRPEGVNWPKREDGHTSFKLEHLSVENGIEHENAHDAMADVIATIEMARKVKEAQPKLFDYLFSMRHKRKLNELVDIVNMTPLMHVSGMFGAECAYTSWVVPLAWHPTNQNAVAMVNLAMDPTPLIELSSDELRTRLYTRRDQLEEGQLPVPVKLVHLNKCPVLAPAKTLTAENAQFIGIDREQCLKNLALIKQHPEIREKLIELYQNKDEYDVDPNVDTQLYNGFFSPVDKATMDIIREKAPEQLAGMEINVKDERIAPLLFRYRARHYPWTLDESEQAKWAAHCRDYFESNLPDYMQNLENLVHEHDGDERKVSLLKSVYQYVEKLVS; encoded by the coding sequence ATGCCTCAAGATAATCAGCCCTCTCTGTTTTTCTTCGATTACGAAACCTGGGGAACCAGTCCAGCCAAAGATCGACCAAGTCAATTTGCAGGCGTAAGAACGGATATGGATCTCAATATCATTGGCGAGCCTTTGGTTATTTACTGCCAACCGCCCTCTGATTACCTCCCCTCTCCAGAAGCGGCGCTTATTACCGGCATCACTCCACAAACAGCAGTGTCTAAAGGGCTTCCTGAACCTGAATTTATACGAAAAATTCATGATGAGCTCTCTACTCCAAACACAACGAGCCTTGGCTACAACAGCATTCGATTTGATGATGAAGTTTCTAGGTACACTCTTTACCGGAATTTCTTCGACCCTTACGCATGGAGTTGGCAAAATGGTAACTCTCGTTGGGATTTGCTCGATGTGATGCGTGCTTGCCATGCCCTTAGACCGGAAGGCGTCAATTGGCCAAAGCGTGAAGATGGGCACACCAGCTTTAAACTGGAGCATTTGTCTGTCGAAAATGGGATAGAACACGAAAATGCCCACGATGCGATGGCAGATGTTATCGCAACCATTGAAATGGCGAGAAAAGTTAAGGAAGCGCAACCTAAGCTGTTTGATTACCTCTTTAGCATGCGCCACAAACGCAAACTCAATGAGTTGGTCGACATCGTCAACATGACACCGCTAATGCATGTTTCTGGCATGTTTGGGGCAGAATGCGCTTATACCTCTTGGGTTGTTCCTTTGGCTTGGCACCCAACCAACCAAAACGCCGTGGCAATGGTTAACCTTGCCATGGACCCTACCCCACTTATTGAACTCAGTTCCGATGAATTAAGAACAAGGCTATACACACGCCGAGATCAACTGGAAGAAGGGCAATTGCCAGTTCCCGTTAAGCTTGTTCACCTAAATAAATGCCCTGTTCTCGCACCAGCGAAAACGTTAACGGCAGAAAATGCCCAATTTATCGGAATCGACAGAGAACAGTGCTTGAAAAATCTGGCACTCATTAAACAACACCCAGAAATTAGAGAAAAGCTTATCGAGCTATACCAGAACAAAGATGAGTACGATGTCGATCCAAACGTGGATACTCAGCTTTATAATGGGTTCTTTTCTCCGGTAGACAAAGCCACCATGGACATCATTCGAGAAAAAGCCCCAGAGCAATTAGCGGGGATGGAAATCAATGTTAAAGATGAACGCATTGCCCCACTTCTGTTCCGTTATCGTGCTAGGCACTACCCATGGACGCTCGATGAATCAGAGCAAGCTAAATGGGCTGCGCATTGTCGAGATTATTTCGAAAGTAATTTGCCCGACTACATGCAGAACCTTGAAAACTTAGTTCACGAACATGATGGTGATGAAAGAAAGGTATCGCTGTTAAAATCCGTATATCAATACGTAGAAAAATTGGTCTCATAA
- a CDS encoding CidA/LrgA family protein — protein MLQRVLGYVISFLVIMACLLVGLTIQHLLGLAIPGSIFGMLILFTLLVLGLIPVEWVRPTSQLFIRYMVLLFVPISVGLMNHFDMLVDNALPILASAVGGTAIVLVLLGLGLDKLLKEPK, from the coding sequence ATGTTGCAACGTGTTCTTGGTTACGTCATTTCCTTTCTTGTCATTATGGCTTGTCTGCTTGTTGGTTTGACTATCCAACACTTATTGGGGCTTGCGATACCCGGCAGCATATTTGGAATGTTGATTCTCTTTACGTTGCTGGTACTTGGGCTCATTCCGGTTGAATGGGTGCGCCCTACTTCACAACTGTTTATTCGCTATATGGTGCTGCTCTTTGTGCCCATCAGCGTTGGGTTAATGAACCACTTTGACATGCTTGTCGATAACGCGCTCCCGATATTAGCGAGTGCCGTTGGCGGCACAGCCATTGTTCTCGTTTTACTCGGACTTGGATTAGACAAACTATTGAAGGAGCCAAAATGA
- a CDS encoding LrgB family protein, which produces MWVLLTLAAFFFARAVARKLNSPIANPLVISVSIIIPTLVFLDVDFDTYYSQNEWFSFLLQPAVVALAYPLYEQLPEIRARWRIILLACGVGSIMSMFSSAMIAYYLGTELHLIASLLGKSVTTPIAMEVSSYLGGEPAVAAILVLLVGVFGAVFAYPIYNLIGVKHPIARGLTMGTVSHALGTAACAEKHPKDAAFSSLALVACGVITSILAPAFFALVVWLG; this is translated from the coding sequence ATGTGGGTGCTCCTGACTTTAGCGGCTTTTTTCTTTGCTCGTGCAGTTGCAAGAAAACTCAATAGCCCAATTGCAAACCCGCTTGTTATTAGCGTTTCAATCATCATCCCGACACTGGTATTCCTAGATGTTGATTTTGACACTTACTACTCGCAAAACGAATGGTTTAGCTTCTTACTACAACCTGCTGTTGTTGCCCTTGCTTACCCTCTTTACGAACAGCTACCAGAAATACGCGCTCGCTGGCGTATCATATTATTGGCTTGCGGAGTGGGGAGTATTATGTCGATGTTTTCGTCGGCTATGATCGCCTATTACTTAGGAACCGAATTGCACCTTATCGCCAGTTTACTTGGTAAGTCGGTCACTACTCCCATCGCTATGGAAGTCTCCAGTTACTTAGGTGGCGAGCCCGCCGTTGCCGCTATACTCGTTTTGCTTGTTGGTGTATTTGGGGCGGTTTTCGCGTATCCAATTTACAACTTGATTGGTGTTAAACACCCAATAGCACGAGGTCTTACCATGGGTACTGTTTCTCATGCCCTTGGAACCGCTGCTTGCGCAGAGAAACACCCAAAAGACGCGGCATTTAGCTCACTCGCGCTCGTCGCTTGTGGGGTGATCACGTCAATTCTCGCGCCTGCATTTTTTGCGTTGGTCGTGTGGTTAGGGTAA
- the cdd gene encoding cytidine deaminase yields the protein MNARILKAIKELPTPLAAAMEAIVSNPDFNATISPQDFDELLTVSGLSDEELRVALLPVAATYSHAPISNFYVGAIARGVSGRLYFGANIEFLDVQLGQTIHAEQCAISRAWMMQERGIKDVTVNFSPCGHCRQFMNELNTASELSVQLPNRKAKTLHDYLPEAFGPQDIGIESALMTEVDHGKTLDSDNDLVISALAALNISHAPYSHNLSGVALRTKSGFVFTGAYAENAAFNPSLPPLQVAIIQMMMLDISLDQLEEAVLIEIRDATSSHLANTQATLEAINPDIPLEYISL from the coding sequence ATGAACGCTAGGATTTTAAAGGCGATTAAAGAGTTACCGACTCCACTCGCGGCTGCGATGGAGGCAATTGTTTCTAATCCGGATTTTAACGCGACCATATCACCGCAAGATTTTGATGAGCTTCTCACGGTTTCTGGCTTGAGTGATGAAGAATTGAGAGTCGCCCTGTTGCCTGTTGCTGCAACCTATTCTCACGCCCCAATATCCAACTTTTACGTTGGCGCTATTGCTCGCGGGGTTTCTGGACGACTGTATTTTGGTGCAAATATTGAATTTCTAGATGTACAGCTAGGGCAAACCATCCACGCTGAACAATGTGCCATTTCCCGTGCTTGGATGATGCAAGAGCGTGGAATTAAAGACGTGACGGTGAATTTCAGCCCTTGTGGTCACTGTCGTCAGTTCATGAATGAATTGAACACCGCTTCTGAACTGTCGGTACAACTTCCAAATCGAAAAGCAAAGACTCTCCACGACTATCTGCCAGAAGCCTTTGGCCCTCAAGATATTGGAATCGAGTCTGCGTTGATGACCGAAGTCGACCACGGTAAAACCCTCGATTCTGATAACGATCTCGTCATCAGTGCGTTGGCGGCTCTAAATATTAGCCATGCTCCATACTCCCATAACCTAAGTGGCGTAGCTTTACGCACCAAGTCTGGGTTCGTGTTCACGGGCGCATACGCAGAAAACGCGGCGTTCAACCCTAGCCTTCCTCCTCTGCAAGTGGCCATTATTCAGATGATGATGTTAGACATTTCACTGGATCAACTTGAAGAAGCCGTTTTGATCGAAATTCGTGATGCGACATCAAGCCACTTAGCGAATACTCAAGCAACTCTGGAAGCGATCAACCCAGACATTCCACTTGAATACATTTCACTATAA
- the purT gene encoding formate-dependent phosphoribosylglycinamide formyltransferase: MFGTATGKKATRVLLLGSGELGKEVAIECQRLGLEVIACDRYPNAPAMQVAHRFHVLDMLDGDALANVIAQEQPDFVVPEIEAIATDKLVELESQGLNVVPTANATKLTMNREGIRRLAAEELHVKTSPYRFADNFADFVSAVEFVGTPCVVKPIMSSSGKGQSVIKSESDIQKAWDYAQEGGRAGAGRVIVEGFIDFDYEITQLTVRAVDGVHFCEPIGHRQEDGDYRESWQPQQMSDTAKANAQEVASKVVNALGGHGIFGVELFVKGDDIIFNEVSPRPHDTGLVTLISQEMSEFALHVRAFTGMPINHITQYGASASAVILGQGTSTDIQFSGIGDALSSAQTQLRLFGKPDIDGRRRLGVTLTRRDTIEQAVQDAVEAASKIKIEY, translated from the coding sequence ATGTTTGGTACAGCAACAGGTAAAAAGGCAACGCGCGTTCTTCTACTGGGATCAGGAGAGCTGGGGAAAGAAGTGGCTATCGAGTGCCAAAGACTTGGATTAGAGGTCATTGCTTGCGATCGTTATCCGAACGCCCCTGCAATGCAAGTCGCCCATCGTTTTCACGTTCTGGATATGCTTGATGGCGACGCTCTAGCGAATGTTATCGCCCAAGAACAGCCTGATTTTGTTGTTCCAGAAATAGAAGCCATTGCGACAGACAAGCTGGTTGAGCTTGAGTCTCAGGGGTTAAATGTTGTTCCAACAGCGAATGCGACCAAGCTGACAATGAACCGTGAAGGCATTCGCCGTTTAGCGGCTGAAGAATTACACGTAAAAACGTCGCCTTATCGTTTTGCAGACAACTTTGCAGATTTTGTTAGTGCGGTTGAATTTGTCGGCACACCTTGTGTTGTAAAACCCATTATGAGTTCATCTGGTAAGGGTCAAAGTGTTATCAAATCTGAATCGGACATTCAGAAAGCATGGGACTACGCTCAGGAAGGCGGTCGCGCTGGCGCTGGTAGAGTGATTGTTGAAGGGTTCATTGATTTTGATTACGAAATTACTCAGCTTACGGTCAGAGCGGTTGATGGCGTTCATTTTTGCGAACCCATTGGTCACAGGCAAGAAGATGGCGACTATCGCGAATCGTGGCAACCTCAGCAGATGTCAGACACTGCCAAAGCCAATGCACAGGAAGTTGCAAGCAAGGTAGTCAATGCATTAGGTGGACACGGAATCTTTGGTGTGGAGCTTTTTGTAAAAGGCGACGACATCATATTTAACGAAGTTTCCCCTCGCCCTCATGATACTGGGTTGGTTACGTTAATCTCGCAGGAGATGTCTGAATTCGCATTGCACGTAAGAGCGTTTACAGGCATGCCAATCAATCACATAACCCAATATGGTGCCTCTGCTTCAGCCGTGATCCTTGGTCAGGGTACATCGACTGATATTCAATTTAGTGGCATTGGTGATGCATTAAGCAGTGCTCAAACACAGTTGCGTCTTTTCGGTAAACCGGATATTGATGGACGTCGCAGGCTGGGCGTGACTTTGACTCGTCGTGACACTATCGAGCAAGCGGTTCAAGATGCAGTGGAAGCGGCTTCTAAGATAAAAATCGAATACTAA
- a CDS encoding helix-turn-helix domain-containing protein — MSKYNRALKCSIAKQYLQGESSSQELSRLHSIPSRQIRYWAQVFDIHGSQAFMPHSFAKNAQTKLQALTHMWTNGWSISHTSAVLNFSSPGTIAVWLKQYERDGFQGLERSRGRPVMSRHPFIQNKSDDEKTLEELKEELAYLRAENAVLKKLEELEQEKHRRTKKKRK; from the coding sequence ATGTCCAAATACAACCGAGCATTGAAATGCTCAATAGCGAAACAATACCTACAAGGCGAAAGCTCATCTCAGGAGCTTTCTCGCCTTCATTCCATACCATCGCGTCAAATACGTTACTGGGCACAAGTATTCGATATTCATGGCTCTCAGGCATTTATGCCTCATAGTTTTGCAAAAAATGCGCAAACTAAACTGCAAGCTTTAACTCATATGTGGACGAATGGTTGGTCTATCAGTCACACTAGTGCGGTTTTAAACTTTTCTTCCCCTGGCACAATCGCTGTTTGGCTCAAACAGTACGAAAGAGATGGCTTTCAGGGGCTTGAACGTAGCAGAGGACGACCCGTAATGAGTAGGCACCCTTTTATTCAAAACAAGAGCGATGACGAGAAAACACTGGAAGAGCTCAAAGAGGAGTTAGCGTACTTGCGAGCAGAGAATGCTGTCCTAAAAAAGTTAGAGGAGCTGGAACAGGAGAAACATCGTCGAACAAAGAAAAAACGAAAGTAG
- a CDS encoding thiopurine S-methyltransferase, producing the protein MQDQEIWHQKWASNQIGFHLTDVNPVLIEHWKLLEPSREKKVFVPLCGKSEDLVWLAKFHEDVQGVELSDIAVRAFFAEQFYTPTVTTISGQHELYQFDELSIYTGDYFTAPIQPVDLVYDRAALIALPKEVRRDYVERLKSLLLPGGKILLVSLDYDQKEMTGPPFSVPATEIHELFSGFKVTRVSREDADESHPRIQKGLTRFAEEVWVIEPEA; encoded by the coding sequence ATGCAAGACCAAGAAATTTGGCATCAGAAATGGGCATCTAACCAAATAGGGTTTCACTTAACCGATGTAAACCCCGTTTTAATCGAACATTGGAAATTACTCGAACCTAGCCGTGAAAAGAAGGTATTTGTCCCCTTATGTGGAAAGTCTGAAGATCTTGTGTGGTTAGCCAAATTCCACGAAGACGTTCAAGGTGTAGAGCTTAGTGATATTGCGGTGAGAGCCTTTTTTGCCGAGCAGTTTTATACACCCACCGTCACAACAATTTCTGGTCAGCATGAACTCTATCAATTTGATGAACTAAGTATTTACACGGGCGACTATTTCACAGCTCCAATACAACCTGTTGATTTGGTTTATGATCGCGCTGCGTTGATCGCTTTACCTAAAGAAGTACGACGTGACTATGTAGAAAGACTCAAATCGTTGTTGCTTCCAGGTGGCAAAATTCTTTTGGTTTCATTGGACTATGACCAAAAAGAAATGACGGGACCACCATTCAGCGTACCCGCAACCGAAATACATGAATTGTTCTCTGGGTTTAAAGTCACACGAGTATCGCGTGAAGATGCTGATGAAAGCCATCCTAGAATTCAAAAAGGATTGACTCGATTTGCAGAAGAGGTTTGGGTGATAGAGCCGGAAGCATAA